The following are from one region of the Pectobacterium actinidiae genome:
- a CDS encoding PIN domain-containing protein — MNHSPYPVVLDACVIYPSLLRDLLMHLGLTGLYQPKWTVLIQEEWQRNLLLNNADVTMDKLRNIEHLMNKALPDANVTGFEQLIPALVLPDADDRHVLAAAIRANAEVIVTANLKDFPATALSEFAVEAMHPDEFIADLFDLNSALVLKAVRTSRTAFRKPPFDVDEYLDCLLRQGLPMTVKELDAYRSLI, encoded by the coding sequence ATGAATCACTCCCCCTATCCCGTGGTACTTGATGCGTGTGTCATTTATCCATCTTTGCTACGGGATTTGCTCATGCATCTTGGTTTAACAGGGCTATATCAGCCAAAGTGGACGGTACTAATTCAGGAAGAATGGCAGCGAAATTTGTTGCTAAATAATGCAGACGTAACGATGGATAAGCTCAGGAACATTGAGCATTTGATGAATAAGGCATTACCTGATGCCAATGTGACGGGGTTCGAACAACTTATCCCTGCTCTGGTTTTACCTGATGCGGATGATCGACATGTATTGGCAGCGGCAATACGCGCTAATGCAGAAGTTATCGTCACGGCAAATCTGAAAGATTTTCCAGCAACGGCACTTTCCGAGTTTGCGGTGGAAGCCATGCACCCAGACGAATTCATTGCCGATTTATTTGATCTTAATTCTGCGCTGGTGCTTAAAGCGGTTCGAACTTCTCGTACCGCTTTCAGAAAGCCTCCGTTTGATGTAGACGAATATCTGGATTGTCTCCTTCGTCAGGGGTTACCTATGACGGTAAAAGAACTGGATGCGTATCGATCGCTGATTTAA
- a CDS encoding helix-turn-helix domain-containing protein: MKHTPLNSLSLPAPKEMEAAIRGQRQLATYLSTKLETQEILIQDAHDIAHRIELPTSALTLLMSILGELAAGNAVQIVPVQAELTTQEAANILNVSRPHMVKLLEEGHLPFHKTGRHRRVLFADLMQYKEQRENESMQAMQELTDRSQELGFY, translated from the coding sequence ATGAAACATACTCCTCTAAATAGTTTGAGCCTTCCGGCTCCAAAAGAAATGGAGGCCGCTATCCGTGGACAAAGGCAGCTTGCAACCTACCTGTCCACGAAGCTGGAAACACAGGAAATTTTGATTCAGGATGCGCATGACATTGCCCATCGGATCGAATTGCCTACCTCGGCACTCACGCTTCTGATGAGCATTCTTGGTGAACTGGCGGCAGGTAATGCTGTCCAGATTGTCCCCGTGCAGGCTGAGTTAACGACACAAGAAGCGGCAAATATTCTGAATGTTTCACGGCCACATATGGTGAAGCTTTTGGAAGAAGGCCATCTTCCTTTCCATAAAACAGGTCGTCATCGCCGCGTGCTTTTTGCTGATTTGATGCAATACAAAGAACAGCGTGAAAATGAAAGTATGCAAGCCATGCAGGAACTGACAGACCGAAGTCAGGAACTCGGGTTTTACTAA
- the lgt gene encoding prolipoprotein diacylglyceryl transferase, whose amino-acid sequence MTTSYLAFPQFDPVIFSIGPLALHWYGLMYLVGFIFAMWLAVRRANKPGSGWTKDEVENLLYMGFLGVFVGGRLGYVLFYAFPSFLENPLYLFKVWDGGMSFHGGLMGVICVMLWFAHRTKRHFFQVADFIAPLIPFGLGAGRLGNFINGELWGRVTTDTPWAMLFPGSRGEDMMLAVSNPQWQAIFNQYGMLPRHPSQLYQMMLEGVALFIILNLFIRKSRPMGSVSGLFLIGYGSFRIITEFFRQPDAQLGLFGDLFSMGQILSLPMVIAGILMMVWAYRRQPAQQ is encoded by the coding sequence ATGACGACAAGCTATCTGGCGTTTCCTCAGTTTGATCCAGTGATTTTCTCAATTGGCCCGCTGGCGCTGCACTGGTATGGGCTGATGTATCTGGTGGGTTTTATATTTGCCATGTGGCTGGCGGTGCGTCGGGCGAACAAACCGGGTAGTGGCTGGACCAAAGATGAAGTCGAAAACCTGTTGTATATGGGGTTCCTTGGGGTCTTTGTTGGCGGGCGTCTGGGCTATGTTCTGTTTTATGCCTTCCCGTCATTTCTTGAAAACCCGCTCTACCTGTTCAAAGTCTGGGATGGCGGCATGTCGTTCCACGGCGGCTTAATGGGCGTGATCTGTGTCATGTTGTGGTTTGCTCATCGTACCAAACGTCATTTCTTCCAGGTCGCTGATTTTATTGCTCCTTTGATTCCTTTCGGGCTTGGTGCTGGCCGGTTGGGCAACTTCATCAACGGTGAATTGTGGGGACGCGTAACGACGGATACGCCGTGGGCGATGCTGTTTCCAGGCTCGCGTGGCGAAGATATGATGTTGGCCGTCAGCAATCCTCAGTGGCAGGCTATTTTCAATCAGTATGGCATGTTGCCGCGTCATCCTTCCCAGCTGTATCAAATGATGCTGGAAGGTGTGGCACTGTTTATCATTCTGAATCTCTTTATCCGTAAATCTCGGCCGATGGGTAGCGTCTCAGGGCTTTTCTTGATCGGTTACGGTTCGTTCCGAATTATTACCGAATTCTTCCGCCAGCCGGATGCGCAACTGGGGCTGTTCGGCGACCTTTTCAGCATGGGGCAAATCCTGTCATTGCCGATGGTGATCGCTGGTATTCTGATGATGGTTTGGGCCTATCGCCGTCAGCCTGCACAGCAATAA
- the thyA gene encoding thymidylate synthase, translated as MKQYLDLMKKVLEEGTSKADRTGTGTRSIFGHQMRFNLQDGFPLVTTKKCHLRSIIHELLWFLNGDTNVAYLHENKVSIWDEWADENGNLGPVYGKQWRSWGAADGREIDQLKNVLTQLRQDPDSRRIIVSAWNVGELDKMALAPCHAFFQFYVADGKLSCQLYQRSCDIFLGLPFNIASYALLVHMVAQQCDLEVGDFVWTGGDTHLYNNHLEQTNLQLSREPRALPKLVIKRRPDTLFDYRFEDFEIEGYDPHPAIKAPVAI; from the coding sequence ATGAAACAGTATCTGGATCTGATGAAGAAAGTGCTTGAAGAAGGCACGTCGAAAGCCGACCGCACCGGCACGGGCACGCGTTCTATTTTCGGCCATCAGATGCGTTTCAACTTGCAGGACGGGTTTCCGCTGGTTACCACCAAAAAATGCCACCTGCGTTCGATTATCCATGAACTGCTCTGGTTCCTGAACGGCGATACCAATGTTGCTTATCTGCATGAAAACAAAGTCAGTATTTGGGATGAATGGGCGGATGAGAACGGTAATTTGGGGCCGGTTTACGGTAAACAGTGGCGTTCATGGGGAGCCGCAGACGGTCGTGAGATTGACCAGTTGAAGAATGTTCTGACCCAGTTGAGACAGGATCCAGATTCTCGCCGTATTATCGTGTCTGCCTGGAATGTGGGTGAACTGGACAAAATGGCGCTGGCACCGTGCCACGCATTTTTCCAGTTCTACGTGGCAGATGGCAAACTCTCTTGCCAGCTTTATCAGCGCTCGTGCGATATCTTCCTCGGCCTGCCGTTCAACATTGCCAGCTATGCGCTGCTGGTACATATGGTGGCGCAGCAGTGCGATCTGGAAGTCGGTGATTTTGTCTGGACTGGCGGCGACACGCATCTGTACAACAACCATTTGGAACAGACGAATTTACAGTTGAGCCGTGAACCGCGCGCACTGCCGAAACTGGTGATTAAGCGTCGCCCGGATACGTTGTTCGACTACCGTTTCGAGGACTTTGAGATTGAGGGATACGATCCGCATCCCGCCATCAAAGCACCAGTTGCGATCTAA
- a CDS encoding prepilin peptidase-dependent protein, with translation MWGQTELRQPRLRCKQSGFTLPEILLALSLGSLIMLSAAQLYPLLRSQSQDSAQLFRLEQLFSQVAMGIEKDIRRAGFCSGTCQGKAISTGNYPGEAENSCLNVSYDLNRNGIWDGGEQQDAESFGYRLRARSLEIQSGAHNCQGDRWEKLFDPQEVVLTVFRLQRLSAKNNAALYELQLAGYWAKRPAVRQHITRLILGRNQ, from the coding sequence ATGTGGGGACAAACAGAATTGAGGCAACCAAGGCTGAGGTGCAAGCAGAGTGGATTCACTCTGCCGGAAATCCTGTTAGCGCTGAGCTTAGGTAGCCTGATTATGCTGTCGGCGGCACAGTTGTACCCTCTGCTGCGTAGTCAAAGTCAGGACAGCGCACAGCTTTTCCGGCTGGAACAGCTCTTCAGTCAGGTCGCCATGGGAATTGAGAAAGACATCCGGCGGGCAGGTTTTTGTTCTGGAACCTGTCAGGGAAAGGCGATCAGCACGGGGAATTATCCAGGAGAGGCAGAAAACAGCTGTCTGAATGTTTCTTACGATCTCAACCGAAATGGTATTTGGGACGGTGGGGAACAGCAAGATGCTGAATCTTTTGGCTATCGTCTGCGTGCTCGGTCATTGGAAATTCAAAGCGGGGCGCATAACTGTCAGGGCGACAGGTGGGAGAAGCTGTTTGATCCGCAGGAGGTGGTGCTCACGGTGTTCCGGTTACAGCGCCTGTCTGCGAAAAATAATGCGGCGTTGTATGAATTACAACTAGCCGGTTATTGGGCCAAGCGTCCTGCCGTTCGGCAGCATATCACTCGACTTATTCTTGGTCGTAACCAATGA
- a CDS encoding prepilin peptidase-dependent protein, whose product MKTGGRQRRGFTLLELLVVLTIVALMAGGGLHGWIQYQQAIRLEQSAQQLLDFLSRVQANAYWHNETRTAKLIQQGERWCMVAGQNEKQTEETCRENHPGQFVRRTQDVVLATFTSNAFTFFGLRNAAQAGHISLSNAAGQVRLIISVRGRMRLCSESQVVLAIPLC is encoded by the coding sequence ATGAAAACAGGGGGTCGACAACGGCGAGGGTTTACCTTGCTTGAATTACTCGTGGTGCTGACGATTGTGGCGCTGATGGCGGGTGGCGGTTTGCATGGCTGGATTCAGTATCAGCAGGCCATTCGTTTGGAGCAGAGTGCGCAACAACTGCTGGACTTTTTGAGCCGGGTTCAGGCGAATGCCTACTGGCATAACGAAACCCGCACGGCGAAGCTCATACAGCAGGGAGAGCGATGGTGCATGGTGGCGGGACAGAATGAGAAGCAGACAGAGGAAACGTGCCGTGAGAACCATCCGGGACAGTTCGTTCGCCGCACGCAGGATGTTGTGCTGGCAACGTTCACAAGCAACGCTTTTACGTTCTTTGGTTTGCGTAACGCGGCACAGGCTGGACATATTTCATTGTCGAATGCCGCGGGTCAGGTGCGTCTCATCATCTCGGTGAGAGGGCGCATGCGTCTGTGCAGCGAGTCTCAAGTTGTTCTGGCGATTCCCCTATGCTGA
- the ptsP gene encoding phosphoenolpyruvate--protein phosphotransferase yields the protein MLTRLREIVENVAATARLSDALDILVNETCQAMDTEVCSIYLADHDRQCYYLMATRGLKKPRGRTVTLAFGQGIVGLVGQRAEPINLADARAHPSFKYIPAVKEQHFRSFLGVPIIHRRHLLGVLVVQQREHRQFDKNEESFMVTLATQMAAILSLSQIKTLFGQYRQTRVKALVAAPGVAIAPGWQDCTQPSLEQVFPASSLDSERERSRLTQALEDATAEFRRFSKRFNASAQKESAAIFDLYSHLLNDARLKRELFQEVDAGNAAEWAVKLVIERFAAQFTNLQDTYLRERAGDLRALGQRLLFHLDDNAQIMGQWPERFILVADELTATLLAELPPERLAGVVVYDGAANSHAAILVRAMGIPTLVGADIQPDMLHQRLLIIDGYRGELLVDPEPVLVQEYQRLLTEENELTRLAEGEMEQPAVLKSGERIQVMLNAGLSAEHEKRFINQVDGVGLYRTEIPFMLQNGFPSEDEQMAQYQGMLALYPTRPVMLRTLDIGADKPLPYLPISEENPCLGWRGIRITLDQPEIFLIQVRAMLRANAHIGNLNILLPMISSLDEISEARRLIDQAAGEVEELLGFPQPKPRIGIMIEVPSMLFLIPHLASRIDFVSVGTNDLTQYLLAVDRNNAHVASLYDSLHPSMLQALNVIAVECERHNIPLSVCGEMAGEALGALLLTGLGYRSFSMNGRSVARIKYLLRQITLAESQSLVQQLLNAKSATEVRQWAAIFMEERGLGGLIRGGR from the coding sequence ATGCTCACGCGCTTGCGAGAAATTGTCGAAAACGTTGCGGCAACGGCCCGACTTAGTGATGCGCTGGACATTCTGGTCAATGAGACCTGTCAGGCTATGGACACGGAAGTCTGTTCCATTTATCTGGCCGATCACGATCGTCAATGCTATTACCTGATGGCAACGCGTGGCTTGAAAAAGCCGCGTGGGCGTACGGTCACGCTGGCGTTTGGGCAAGGCATTGTCGGGTTGGTCGGTCAACGTGCTGAGCCCATCAATCTGGCCGATGCGCGTGCGCATCCCAGCTTCAAATATATCCCCGCGGTGAAAGAGCAACATTTCCGCTCTTTCCTTGGCGTTCCTATCATCCACCGTCGCCATCTGCTGGGCGTTCTGGTGGTGCAGCAGCGTGAACATCGTCAGTTTGATAAAAACGAAGAATCGTTCATGGTGACGCTGGCCACGCAGATGGCCGCGATTCTTTCCCTTTCGCAGATCAAAACGCTCTTCGGTCAATACCGCCAGACGCGCGTTAAGGCGCTGGTGGCTGCACCCGGTGTGGCGATTGCTCCCGGCTGGCAGGATTGTACTCAGCCTTCTCTGGAACAGGTTTTCCCCGCATCGAGTCTGGACAGCGAGCGTGAGCGCTCCCGTTTAACGCAGGCATTGGAAGATGCCACGGCGGAATTCCGTCGCTTCAGCAAGCGGTTTAACGCCAGCGCGCAGAAAGAGAGTGCGGCGATTTTCGATTTGTATTCACACTTGCTGAATGATGCGCGGCTTAAGCGAGAACTCTTTCAGGAAGTGGATGCGGGCAATGCCGCCGAGTGGGCTGTGAAGCTGGTAATCGAGCGTTTTGCCGCGCAGTTCACCAATTTGCAGGACACTTATTTACGTGAGCGTGCGGGCGATCTGCGTGCGTTGGGGCAACGACTGCTGTTTCACCTCGACGATAATGCGCAAATTATGGGGCAGTGGCCTGAGCGCTTTATTCTCGTGGCGGACGAATTAACGGCCACGCTGCTGGCAGAACTACCGCCGGAGCGGTTGGCGGGTGTTGTCGTGTATGACGGTGCCGCCAATTCGCATGCGGCGATTCTGGTGCGTGCGATGGGCATTCCGACGCTGGTGGGCGCGGACATTCAGCCTGATATGCTGCATCAGCGCCTGCTGATCATTGACGGCTATCGCGGTGAGCTGCTGGTCGATCCTGAACCCGTTCTGGTTCAGGAATACCAGCGCCTATTAACGGAAGAAAATGAGCTGACCCGCCTGGCCGAAGGCGAAATGGAGCAGCCTGCCGTGCTGAAAAGCGGCGAGCGCATTCAGGTTATGCTGAATGCGGGGCTAAGTGCTGAACACGAAAAACGCTTTATCAATCAGGTCGATGGCGTGGGGCTATACCGCACGGAAATACCTTTTATGCTGCAAAACGGTTTTCCGTCCGAAGATGAGCAGATGGCGCAATATCAAGGTATGTTAGCGCTTTATCCTACGCGCCCCGTGATGCTACGCACGCTGGATATTGGCGCGGATAAGCCGCTGCCTTATCTGCCTATCAGCGAAGAGAACCCGTGTCTTGGCTGGCGCGGCATTCGTATTACGCTCGATCAGCCTGAAATCTTTCTGATTCAGGTGCGCGCCATGCTGCGTGCCAACGCACACATTGGCAATCTCAACATCCTGCTGCCGATGATCAGCAGTCTGGATGAAATCAGTGAAGCGCGTCGCCTTATCGATCAGGCGGCGGGCGAAGTGGAAGAGTTACTGGGCTTCCCGCAGCCCAAGCCGCGCATTGGGATCATGATTGAAGTCCCGTCGATGCTGTTCCTGATCCCCCATCTGGCTTCTCGCATCGATTTTGTTTCGGTTGGCACCAACGATCTGACGCAGTATCTGCTGGCGGTAGATCGTAACAACGCTCACGTGGCATCGCTGTATGACAGCCTACATCCTTCCATGTTGCAGGCGTTGAATGTGATCGCCGTCGAGTGCGAACGACATAATATTCCGCTTTCCGTGTGCGGTGAAATGGCGGGAGAAGCGCTCGGCGCACTGTTGTTGACCGGACTAGGTTATCGCTCGTTCAGTATGAACGGGCGCAGCGTTGCGCGAATTAAATATCTGCTGCGCCAAATTACGCTGGCTGAATCGCAGTCGTTGGTGCAGCAATTGCTGAATGCAAAGAGCGCGACGGAAGTCCGACAGTGGGCGGCGATATTCATGGAAGAGCGCGGATTGGGCGGTTTGATTCGCGGCGGGCGTTAA